The following are from one region of the Streptomyces tuirus genome:
- a CDS encoding 3-oxoacyl-ACP reductase translates to MTAQENICRRLVGRTAVVTGAGSGIGLAAARRLASEGAHVVCGDVDDTRGKAAAEEVGGTFVKVDVTDPEQVEALFKTAYDTYGSVDIAFNNAGISPPDDDSILETGLEAWKRVQEVNLTSVYLCCKAAIPYMRRQGKGSIINTASFVARMGAATSQISYTASKGGVLAMSRELGVQFAREGIRVNALCPGPVNTPLLQELFAKDPERAARRLVHIPLGRFAEAEEIAAAVAFLASDDSSFVNATDFLVDGGIAGAYVTPL, encoded by the coding sequence GTGACTGCCCAGGAAAACATCTGCCGCCGCCTGGTCGGCCGTACCGCCGTCGTCACCGGAGCCGGCAGCGGCATCGGCCTCGCCGCCGCCCGCCGTCTCGCCTCCGAGGGCGCCCACGTCGTCTGCGGCGACGTCGACGACACCCGCGGCAAGGCCGCCGCCGAGGAGGTCGGCGGCACCTTCGTGAAGGTCGACGTGACCGACCCCGAGCAGGTCGAGGCCCTCTTCAAGACCGCCTACGACACCTACGGCAGCGTCGACATCGCCTTCAACAACGCCGGCATCTCCCCGCCCGACGACGACTCCATTCTGGAGACCGGCCTGGAGGCCTGGAAGCGCGTCCAGGAGGTCAACCTCACCTCCGTCTACCTGTGCTGCAAGGCCGCCATCCCCTACATGCGGCGCCAGGGCAAGGGCTCGATCATCAACACGGCCTCCTTCGTGGCCAGGATGGGCGCGGCCACCTCCCAGATCTCCTACACCGCGTCCAAGGGCGGCGTCCTCGCCATGTCACGCGAACTGGGCGTCCAGTTCGCCCGCGAAGGCATCCGTGTGAACGCCCTGTGCCCCGGCCCGGTCAACACCCCGCTGCTCCAGGAGCTGTTCGCCAAGGACCCGGAGCGGGCCGCGCGCCGCCTGGTGCACATCCCGCTGGGCCGGTTCGCCGAGGCCGAGGAGATCGCCGCCGCCGTGGCCTTCCTCGCCAGCGACGACTCCTCGTTCGTGAACGCCACCGACTTCCTGGTCGACGGCGGGATCGCGGGGGCGTACGTCACACCCCTGTAG
- a CDS encoding TDT family transporter has product MVTAARPRAYPLSVRHLGPNWYATVMGTAVVATAGAALAPHVPGLRGMLAAVWALSLTLLVTLLGARTVHWARHRDQARSHLLDPAVAPFYGCLAMALLAVGGGALTVGRDWIGLRAALALDMVLFTAGTVLGLAAAVTVPYLMAVRHRVEPGQATPVWLLPLVAPMVSAAVGPLLVPYLPPGQARETLLLGCLALFGLSLLATLVMLPLVFGRSLTGGPLPLALTPTLFLVLGPLGQSTTAVGAFADVAPGVVPAPYSEGFGALAVLYGVPVMGFALLWFCLATAHVVRARRHGMRFSMTWWSFTFPVGTCVTGAEALARHTGLVACAAPAVLLYAVLVAAWGTAVVGTVRGLLRGELLAAPRPAPAAPRPVTARTTSGAVR; this is encoded by the coding sequence ATGGTCACCGCAGCCCGGCCCCGCGCGTACCCGCTGTCCGTCCGTCATCTCGGACCCAACTGGTACGCCACCGTCATGGGCACCGCCGTCGTCGCCACGGCCGGGGCCGCCCTCGCACCGCACGTCCCGGGGCTGCGCGGCATGCTCGCGGCCGTCTGGGCGCTCTCGCTTACGCTGCTCGTGACCCTGCTCGGCGCGCGGACCGTGCACTGGGCCCGGCACCGGGACCAGGCCCGCTCCCACCTCCTCGACCCGGCGGTGGCGCCCTTCTACGGCTGCCTCGCCATGGCCCTGCTGGCCGTGGGCGGCGGTGCCCTCACCGTCGGCCGGGACTGGATCGGGCTGCGGGCGGCGTTGGCGCTCGACATGGTGCTGTTCACCGCCGGCACGGTTCTCGGGCTCGCCGCGGCGGTCACGGTGCCGTATCTGATGGCCGTACGGCATCGGGTCGAGCCGGGGCAGGCCACGCCGGTCTGGCTGCTGCCGCTCGTCGCGCCCATGGTGTCGGCCGCCGTCGGGCCGCTGCTGGTGCCGTATCTGCCGCCCGGTCAGGCCCGGGAGACTCTGCTGCTCGGCTGCCTCGCGCTGTTCGGGCTCAGCCTGCTCGCGACGCTGGTCATGCTGCCGCTGGTCTTCGGCCGGTCGCTCACCGGCGGGCCGCTGCCCCTCGCCCTCACCCCGACGCTGTTCCTGGTGCTCGGCCCGCTCGGGCAGTCCACCACCGCCGTCGGCGCCTTCGCGGACGTCGCGCCCGGAGTCGTACCGGCGCCGTACAGCGAGGGTTTCGGTGCCCTCGCGGTGCTGTACGGCGTGCCCGTGATGGGGTTCGCGCTGCTCTGGTTCTGCCTGGCCACCGCCCATGTCGTCCGCGCCCGGCGGCACGGGATGCGGTTCTCGATGACCTGGTGGTCGTTCACCTTCCCGGTCGGCACCTGTGTCACGGGCGCCGAGGCGCTGGCCCGGCACACCGGGCTCGTCGCCTGTGCGGCCCCGGCGGTCCTGCTCTACGCGGTGCTGGTCGCGGCGTGGGGCACGGCCGTGGTGGGCACCGTGCGCGGGCTGCTCAGGGGCGAGCTGCTCGCAGCGCCCCGCCCAGCACCCGCGGCGCCTCGGCCAGTGACGGCCCGTACCACGTCAGGTGCCGTCCGCTGA
- a CDS encoding FadR/GntR family transcriptional regulator yields the protein MPEEAGGGTMRDGLTPVLRPVRAGNGFEEALEQILQVVRLGLVPGGERLPAERELAERLGISRVTLREVLKVLQDQGLVESRRGRYGGTFVLPRAEAVGEDELRRRVAEVDIEDVLRFREVLEVGAAGLCAAHGLEEKQADRLREALARTHDAPLAEYRRLDTLLHLTIAELSGSPTLTAQYAAVRATVNDLLDCIPLLVRNLEHSQRQHTALVEAVIEGDADQAREIMREHCGGTAALLRGFLG from the coding sequence ATGCCGGAGGAAGCTGGGGGCGGGACGATGCGGGACGGGCTGACGCCGGTGCTGCGGCCGGTGCGCGCCGGCAACGGCTTCGAGGAGGCGCTGGAGCAGATCCTCCAGGTCGTACGGCTGGGTCTGGTGCCGGGCGGAGAGCGGCTGCCGGCCGAGCGGGAACTGGCGGAGCGGCTGGGGATCAGCCGGGTGACCCTGCGCGAGGTGCTGAAGGTGCTCCAGGACCAGGGGCTCGTGGAGTCGCGGCGCGGCCGGTACGGCGGGACGTTCGTGCTGCCGCGTGCCGAAGCCGTCGGCGAGGACGAGCTGCGGCGCCGGGTCGCCGAGGTCGACATAGAGGACGTGCTGCGGTTCCGGGAGGTGCTGGAGGTGGGCGCGGCCGGGCTGTGCGCGGCGCACGGGCTGGAGGAGAAGCAGGCGGACCGGCTGCGCGAGGCCCTGGCGCGCACACACGACGCGCCGCTCGCCGAGTACCGCCGTCTGGACACGCTGCTGCACCTCACGATCGCCGAGCTGTCCGGCTCCCCCACGCTCACCGCCCAGTACGCGGCCGTCCGCGCGACGGTCAACGACCTGCTCGACTGCATCCCGCTGCTGGTGCGCAACCTGGAGCACTCCCAGCGGCAGCACACCGCCCTGGTGGAGGCCGTGATCGAGGGCGACGCCGATCAGGCGCGGGAGATCATGCGCGAGCACTGCGGGGGGACGGCGGCACTGCTGCGGGGCTTCCTCGGCTGA
- the eat gene encoding ethanolamine permease, producing MSQEPTLTPAAPEGDDYLERRALRRGSAGWVLLTGLGVAYVVSGDYSGWNFGLAEGGFGGLAIAMVLMGAMYACMVFALAELSSILPTAGGGYGFARRALGPWGGFLTGTAILIEYVLAPAAIVIFIGDYVESLGLFGLESGWPMYLVCFAIFLGIHLWGVGEALRFSFVVTGIAVAALIVFALAALPDFSFASLDDIPVDASAAGSNSWLPFGLLGIWAAFPFGMWFFLGVEGVPLAAEETKEPARTLPKAIRWSMGILVLLAVVTFFAAAGARGSAAIQEAGNPLVEALQPDGEATTLSRIVNYAGLAGLVASFFSLIYAGSRQLFALSRAGYLPRFLSLTSGRKAPYLGLLVPGTIGFLLAAVSGNGARMLNIAVFGATISYALMSLSHIVLRRREPGLERPYRTPGGVLTSSVALVLACAALVATFLVDVTAALIALLVYAVAVAYFGLYSRKHLVAKAPEEEFAALAAAEAELARD from the coding sequence ATGTCCCAGGAACCCACTCTCACACCCGCCGCCCCGGAGGGCGACGACTATCTCGAACGCAGAGCGCTGCGCCGCGGCAGCGCCGGCTGGGTGCTGCTGACCGGCCTCGGCGTCGCCTACGTCGTCTCCGGCGACTACTCGGGCTGGAACTTCGGCCTGGCCGAGGGCGGCTTCGGGGGCCTGGCGATCGCCATGGTGCTCATGGGCGCGATGTACGCGTGCATGGTCTTCGCCCTCGCCGAGCTGTCCTCGATCCTGCCCACCGCGGGCGGCGGCTACGGCTTCGCCCGGCGGGCACTCGGCCCCTGGGGCGGCTTCCTGACCGGCACGGCGATCCTCATCGAGTACGTCCTCGCGCCGGCCGCCATCGTCATCTTCATCGGTGACTACGTCGAGTCGCTGGGCCTGTTCGGCCTGGAGTCCGGCTGGCCGATGTACCTGGTCTGCTTCGCGATCTTCCTCGGCATCCATCTGTGGGGGGTCGGCGAGGCGCTGCGCTTCAGCTTCGTCGTCACCGGCATCGCCGTGGCCGCCCTGATCGTGTTCGCGCTGGCGGCGCTGCCCGACTTCTCCTTCGCGTCGCTGGACGACATCCCGGTCGACGCCTCGGCCGCGGGCTCGAACTCCTGGCTGCCGTTCGGTCTGCTCGGCATCTGGGCGGCGTTCCCGTTCGGCATGTGGTTCTTCCTCGGCGTCGAGGGCGTGCCGCTGGCGGCGGAGGAGACCAAGGAGCCCGCCCGCACGCTGCCGAAGGCCATCCGCTGGTCGATGGGCATCCTGGTGCTGCTGGCGGTGGTCACGTTCTTCGCGGCGGCCGGGGCACGCGGTTCCGCCGCGATCCAGGAGGCGGGCAACCCGCTGGTCGAGGCGCTCCAGCCGGACGGCGAGGCGACGACCCTGAGCCGGATCGTGAACTACGCGGGCCTCGCCGGCCTGGTGGCGTCGTTCTTCTCCCTGATCTACGCGGGCTCGCGCCAGCTGTTCGCCCTGTCCCGCGCGGGCTATCTGCCCCGCTTCCTGTCGCTCACCAGCGGCCGCAAGGCGCCGTACCTGGGCCTGCTGGTCCCCGGCACGATCGGCTTCCTGCTGGCGGCGGTCTCGGGCAACGGCGCGCGGATGCTGAACATCGCCGTCTTCGGCGCGACCATCTCCTACGCCCTGATGTCCCTGTCGCACATCGTGCTGCGCCGCAGGGAGCCCGGGCTGGAGCGGCCGTACCGGACACCGGGCGGGGTGCTGACGTCCTCGGTGGCCCTGGTGCTGGCCTGTGCGGCGCTGGTCGCCACGTTCCTGGTGGACGTCACGGCGGCGTTGATCGCACTCCTGGTGTACGCCGTGGCCGTCGCCTACTTCGGCCTGTACAGCCGCAAGCACCTGGTGGCGAAGGCGCCGGAGGAGGAGTTCGCGGCGCTGGCGGCGGCCGAGGCAGAGTTGGCAAGGGACTGA
- a CDS encoding gamma-glutamyl-gamma-aminobutyrate hydrolase family protein: MIGVSTYLESGARWGVWELEAALLPVGYPRLVQRAGGLAAMLPPDDTRYAAEAMARLDGLVIAGGPDVEPVRYGAEREPRTGPPAPERDAWELALIEAALAARVPLLGICRGMQLLNVALGGTLVQHIDGHAEVVGVFGGHAVKPVPGSLYAGVVPEETFVPTYHHQAVDRLGEGLVPSAYAADGTVEAVELPSADWVLGVQWHPEMGEDVRVMRALVEAASTGEVSPSGV; this comes from the coding sequence TTGATCGGGGTCAGCACCTATCTGGAGTCCGGTGCGCGCTGGGGCGTGTGGGAGCTGGAGGCCGCCCTGCTGCCGGTCGGCTACCCCCGGTTGGTCCAGCGGGCCGGCGGCCTGGCCGCGATGCTGCCGCCGGACGACACGCGGTACGCCGCGGAGGCCATGGCCCGGCTGGACGGCCTGGTCATCGCGGGCGGGCCGGATGTCGAGCCGGTGCGCTACGGCGCGGAGCGCGAGCCGCGGACGGGGCCGCCCGCGCCGGAGCGGGACGCGTGGGAGCTGGCCCTGATCGAGGCGGCGCTGGCGGCCCGGGTGCCGCTGCTGGGGATCTGCCGGGGCATGCAGCTGCTCAACGTGGCTCTCGGGGGGACGCTCGTGCAGCACATCGACGGGCACGCCGAGGTAGTGGGCGTCTTCGGCGGGCACGCCGTCAAGCCGGTGCCGGGGAGTCTGTACGCCGGTGTCGTCCCGGAGGAGACGTTCGTGCCGACGTACCACCACCAGGCCGTGGACCGCCTGGGAGAGGGCCTCGTCCCCTCGGCGTACGCGGCGGACGGCACGGTGGAGGCGGTGGAACTGCCCTCTGCCGACTGGGTGCTGGGGGTGCAGTGGCATCCGGAGATGGGCGAGGACGTACGGGTGATGAGGGCGCTGGTGGAGGCGGCGAGCACCGGCGAAGTCAGCCCGTCCGGCGTTTGA
- a CDS encoding helical backbone metal receptor: MRVVSLVPSLTEAVARSAPGSLVGATDWCTHPPGLDVVRVGGTKNPATDRILSLAPDLVIANEEENRAPDLAALRAAGAEVLVTEIRDLPQAFRELARVLDACGVASRPRWLDEAEQTWSSLPEPGPRRTAVVPVWRRPWMVLGRDTFAGDVLARLGVDHVHAKHPDRYPRVPLEDLRACAPDVVVLPDEPYRFTADDGPEAFPGLPCALVSGRHLTWYGPSLAEAPRVLGGALRAARP, translated from the coding sequence GTGAGAGTGGTCTCGCTGGTCCCCTCGCTGACCGAGGCCGTGGCCCGCTCGGCGCCCGGATCCCTCGTCGGCGCCACCGACTGGTGCACGCATCCCCCCGGCCTCGACGTCGTACGCGTCGGCGGCACCAAGAACCCCGCGACCGACCGCATCCTCTCCCTCGCGCCCGACCTGGTGATCGCCAACGAGGAGGAGAACCGCGCCCCCGACCTCGCGGCCCTGCGGGCGGCGGGCGCCGAGGTCCTGGTGACGGAGATCCGCGACCTGCCGCAGGCCTTCCGGGAACTGGCCCGGGTGCTGGACGCCTGCGGGGTGGCGTCCCGGCCGCGCTGGCTGGACGAGGCGGAGCAGACCTGGTCGTCCCTGCCGGAGCCCGGGCCGCGCCGCACGGCGGTCGTGCCGGTCTGGCGCCGGCCGTGGATGGTCCTCGGCCGTGACACCTTCGCCGGCGACGTCCTCGCCCGCCTCGGCGTCGACCACGTGCACGCGAAGCACCCCGACCGCTATCCGCGCGTCCCGCTGGAGGACCTGCGCGCCTGTGCCCCCGACGTGGTGGTGCTGCCGGACGAGCCGTACCGCTTCACCGCCGACGACGGCCCCGAGGCCTTTCCCGGCCTGCCCTGCGCGCTCGTCAGCGGACGGCACCTGACGTGGTACGGGCCGTCACTGGCCGAGGCGCCGCGGGTGCTGGGCGGGGCGCTGCGAGCAGCTCGCCCCTGA
- a CDS encoding DUF2510 domain-containing protein: MTPPPGWYPDPHAPHRQRWWDGTAWTEHRRAPEAPAAPPPGGGTGRTKAVVLTVTGVVLVAAIVTGAVVLGGGDGDGTTTRTAPTTTPAHTPGPPEPAPEASDSEPSADDPAVVEDQLNGVTFPLLDGWVRPQYVAQDDVVMTTDGTYDCPGGVGLCRHGMVFSRTVTENDEKSPEALAKADISEAADEAYDRDSLGRELHGGMTSHQVVKSGPVAVAGRAGYLVRWRVKTAKGPGGYVQSLVFPSSVGTESPVLVRYVFDAGEDGPPLADMDRITKGIRPFGDADTGGGVGSSIGPTD, encoded by the coding sequence ATGACGCCTCCGCCCGGCTGGTATCCCGACCCGCACGCCCCGCACCGGCAGCGCTGGTGGGACGGCACGGCCTGGACCGAGCACCGCCGCGCGCCCGAGGCCCCCGCCGCCCCGCCGCCGGGCGGCGGTACCGGCCGCACCAAGGCGGTCGTCCTGACCGTCACGGGCGTCGTCCTGGTCGCGGCGATCGTCACCGGAGCCGTCGTCCTCGGCGGGGGCGACGGCGACGGCACCACGACCAGGACGGCCCCGACCACCACCCCCGCCCACACGCCCGGCCCGCCGGAGCCGGCCCCCGAGGCGTCCGACTCCGAGCCGTCCGCCGACGACCCCGCGGTCGTCGAGGACCAGCTCAACGGCGTCACGTTCCCGCTGCTCGACGGCTGGGTCCGCCCGCAGTACGTCGCCCAGGACGACGTCGTCATGACGACCGACGGCACCTACGACTGCCCCGGCGGCGTGGGCCTGTGCCGCCACGGCATGGTGTTCTCCCGCACGGTGACCGAGAACGACGAGAAGTCCCCCGAGGCCCTCGCCAAGGCCGACATCTCCGAGGCGGCCGACGAGGCCTACGACCGCGACAGCCTCGGCCGCGAACTCCACGGCGGCATGACGTCGCACCAGGTCGTCAAGTCCGGGCCCGTCGCGGTGGCCGGCCGCGCCGGGTACCTGGTGCGCTGGCGCGTGAAGACCGCCAAGGGGCCCGGCGGTTACGTCCAGTCGCTCGTCTTCCCGTCCAGTGTCGGCACCGAGTCCCCGGTCCTCGTCCGGTACGTATTCGACGCCGGCGAGGACGGACCGCCGCTCGCCGACATG
- a CDS encoding glutamine synthetase family protein produces MADRTPPLSVEELHTLVAGGEIDTVVLAFPDMQGRLQGKRFAARFFLDEVLHHGTEGCNYLLAVDTEMNTVDGYAMSSWDRGYGDFAMHPDLTTLRRVPWNAGTAMLHADLAWSDGSPVVAAPRQILRRQLERLAELGYTAQVGTELEFIVFKDTYEQAWDAGYQGLTPANQYNIDYSVLGTGRIEPLLRRIRNEMAGAGLTVESAKGECNPGQHEIAFRYDEALVTCDQHAVYKTGAKEIAAQEGMSITFMAKYNEREGNSCHIHLSLADADGANAMAGDLEGGMSEVMRHFLAGQLAALRDFSLLYAPNINSYKRFQPGSFAPTAVAWGQDNRTCALRVVGHGRSLRFENRLPGGDVNPYLAVAGLVAAGLHGIEQKLELPEPCPGNAYTAGLDHVPTTLREAAELWENSPIARAAFGDEVVAHYRNMARVELDAFDAAVTDWELRRSFERM; encoded by the coding sequence GTGGCAGACCGCACACCCCCGCTGAGCGTCGAGGAACTGCACACCCTCGTCGCCGGCGGTGAGATCGACACTGTCGTCCTGGCCTTCCCCGACATGCAAGGGCGGCTCCAGGGCAAGCGGTTCGCCGCACGCTTCTTCCTCGACGAAGTGCTCCACCACGGCACCGAGGGCTGCAACTACCTGCTCGCCGTCGACACCGAGATGAACACCGTCGACGGCTACGCCATGTCCTCCTGGGACCGCGGCTACGGCGACTTCGCCATGCACCCCGACCTCACCACCCTGCGCCGCGTCCCCTGGAACGCGGGCACGGCCATGCTCCACGCCGACCTCGCCTGGAGCGACGGCTCCCCGGTCGTCGCCGCCCCCCGCCAGATCCTGCGCCGCCAGCTGGAGCGCCTGGCCGAGCTCGGCTACACCGCCCAGGTCGGCACCGAGCTGGAGTTCATCGTCTTCAAAGACACCTACGAACAGGCCTGGGACGCCGGCTACCAGGGCCTGACCCCGGCCAACCAGTACAACATCGACTACTCCGTCCTCGGCACCGGCCGCATCGAGCCGCTGCTGCGCCGCATCCGCAACGAGATGGCCGGCGCCGGCCTGACCGTCGAGTCCGCCAAGGGCGAGTGCAACCCCGGCCAGCACGAGATCGCCTTCCGCTACGACGAGGCCCTGGTCACCTGCGACCAGCACGCCGTCTACAAGACCGGCGCCAAGGAGATCGCCGCCCAGGAGGGCATGTCGATCACCTTCATGGCCAAGTACAACGAGCGCGAGGGCAACTCCTGCCACATCCACCTCTCGCTCGCCGACGCCGACGGCGCCAACGCCATGGCCGGCGACCTCGAAGGCGGCATGTCCGAGGTCATGCGGCACTTCCTCGCCGGTCAGCTGGCAGCGCTGCGCGACTTCTCCCTCCTCTACGCCCCCAACATCAACTCCTACAAGCGGTTCCAGCCCGGCTCCTTCGCCCCGACCGCCGTCGCCTGGGGCCAGGACAACCGCACCTGCGCGCTGCGCGTGGTCGGCCACGGCCGCTCCCTGCGCTTCGAGAACCGCCTGCCCGGCGGCGACGTCAACCCCTACCTCGCCGTCGCCGGACTGGTCGCGGCCGGCCTGCACGGCATCGAGCAGAAGCTGGAGCTGCCCGAGCCCTGCCCCGGCAACGCCTACACCGCCGGCCTCGACCACGTCCCCACCACCCTGCGCGAGGCCGCCGAGCTCTGGGAGAACAGCCCCATCGCCCGGGCCGCCTTCGGCGACGAGGTCGTCGCGCACTACCGCAACATGGCGCGCGTCGAACTGGACGCCTTCGACGCCGCGGTGACCGACTGGGAGCTGCGCCGCTCCTTCGAACGCATGTGA
- a CDS encoding aldehyde dehydrogenase family protein has translation MSSEHLLEVLNPATEEVVAAVAGASPADVDTAVTRAARAQRTWAALAPGDRARLLRRFAATVDEHLEELARLEVREAGHLIGNARWEAGNVRDLLDYAAGGVERLTGRQIPVPGGLNVTILEPLGVVGVIAPWNFPMPIAAWGTAPALAAGNAVLLKPAETTPLTALRLAGLALEAGLPEHLFQVLPGRGDITGDALVRHPGVAKIVFTGSTRTGTRVAALGAEQVKPVTLELGGKSPNIVFADADLKAAVDPFSFLDNSGQDCCARTRVLVQESVYDEVREHLAEALSAVMVGDPADEKTQMGPLISRQQLDRVRGFVPDGAPALRGSAPEGPGFWFPPTVLTGESPDSAAACEEIFGPVAVLLPFTDEQDAIRLANGTPYGLSGSIWTRDVGRALRVSQAVRAGNLSVNSHASVRYWTPFGGYKQSGVGRELGPDALAAFTETKNVFISTEGPAQ, from the coding sequence TTGTCTTCCGAGCACCTTCTGGAAGTACTGAACCCCGCGACCGAGGAGGTCGTCGCCGCCGTCGCCGGAGCGAGCCCGGCCGACGTCGACACGGCCGTCACCCGGGCCGCCAGGGCGCAGCGGACCTGGGCCGCCCTCGCCCCCGGCGACCGCGCCCGGCTGCTGCGCCGCTTCGCGGCCACCGTCGACGAGCACCTGGAGGAGCTGGCCCGCCTGGAGGTCCGGGAGGCCGGCCACCTCATCGGCAACGCCCGCTGGGAGGCCGGCAACGTCCGTGACCTGCTGGACTACGCGGCCGGGGGAGTGGAGCGGCTCACCGGCCGGCAGATCCCGGTGCCCGGCGGCCTGAACGTCACGATCCTCGAACCGCTCGGCGTCGTCGGCGTGATCGCGCCCTGGAACTTCCCCATGCCGATCGCCGCCTGGGGCACCGCCCCCGCCCTCGCGGCCGGCAACGCCGTCCTCCTCAAGCCCGCCGAGACCACCCCGCTCACCGCGCTGCGCCTGGCCGGACTCGCCCTGGAGGCCGGGCTCCCGGAGCACCTCTTCCAGGTCCTGCCCGGACGCGGCGACATCACCGGCGACGCCCTGGTCCGGCACCCCGGAGTCGCCAAGATCGTCTTCACCGGCTCCACCCGGACCGGGACGCGCGTCGCGGCCCTCGGCGCCGAGCAGGTCAAGCCCGTCACCCTCGAACTCGGCGGCAAGAGCCCCAACATCGTCTTCGCCGATGCCGACCTCAAGGCCGCCGTCGACCCCTTCTCCTTCCTCGACAACTCCGGCCAGGACTGCTGCGCCCGCACCCGCGTCCTGGTCCAGGAGTCCGTCTACGACGAGGTCCGTGAGCATCTCGCCGAGGCACTGTCCGCCGTGATGGTGGGCGACCCGGCCGACGAGAAGACCCAGATGGGCCCGCTGATCTCCCGGCAGCAGCTCGACCGGGTCCGCGGCTTCGTACCGGACGGCGCCCCGGCCCTGCGCGGCAGCGCACCCGAGGGCCCGGGCTTCTGGTTCCCGCCGACCGTCCTCACCGGGGAGAGCCCCGACTCGGCCGCCGCCTGCGAGGAGATCTTCGGCCCCGTCGCCGTCCTCCTGCCCTTCACCGACGAGCAGGACGCGATCCGCCTCGCCAACGGCACCCCCTACGGCCTCTCCGGCTCCATCTGGACCCGCGACGTCGGCCGTGCCCTGCGCGTCTCCCAGGCCGTCCGCGCCGGCAACCTGTCCGTCAACTCCCATGCCAGCGTCCGCTACTGGACCCCGTTCGGCGGCTACAAGCAGTCCGGGGTCGGCCGCGAGCTCGGCCCCGACGCCCTGGCCGCCTTCACCGAAACCAAGAACGTCTTCATCAGCACGGAGGGCCCCGCACAGTGA
- a CDS encoding LysR family transcriptional regulator yields the protein MSNADERTGPAVTGSVAHRVPDLGALELLLAVARLGSLGGAARELGITQPAASSRIRSMERQLGVALVDRSPRGSRLTDAGALVTDWARRIVEAAEAFDVGAQALRDRRDSRLRVAASMTIAEYLLPGWLLALRAQRPDTAVSLHAGNSAAVAERLLSDEADLGFVEGLSVPAGLDSAVIAHDRLIVVTAPGHAWARRRRSLAAEELASTPLILREEGSGTRQVLDAALGGLARPLIELSSTTAVKAAVVSGAGPAVLSELAVGEELAMRRLVSVPVEGVALARDLRAVWPTGHRPTGPARDLLSLTRG from the coding sequence ATGAGCAACGCGGATGAGCGGACCGGGCCGGCCGTCACCGGCTCCGTGGCGCACCGGGTGCCGGATCTGGGCGCTCTGGAGCTGCTGCTGGCGGTGGCGCGGCTCGGCAGCCTCGGTGGCGCGGCGCGGGAGCTCGGCATCACCCAGCCCGCGGCCAGCAGCCGGATCCGGTCGATGGAGCGTCAGCTCGGCGTGGCGCTGGTCGACCGGTCGCCCCGCGGGTCCCGGCTGACGGACGCCGGGGCGCTGGTGACGGACTGGGCGCGGCGGATCGTGGAGGCGGCCGAGGCGTTCGACGTGGGGGCGCAGGCGCTGCGCGACCGGCGCGACTCCCGCTTGCGGGTCGCCGCCAGCATGACCATCGCCGAGTATCTGCTGCCGGGCTGGCTCCTCGCGCTGCGCGCGCAGCGGCCCGACACGGCGGTGTCGCTGCACGCGGGGAACTCCGCGGCGGTGGCGGAGCGGCTGCTGTCGGACGAGGCGGATCTGGGTTTCGTGGAGGGTCTTTCGGTGCCGGCCGGTCTCGACTCGGCGGTCATCGCGCATGACCGGCTGATCGTGGTGACCGCGCCGGGGCACGCGTGGGCCCGGCGGCGGCGGTCGCTGGCGGCGGAGGAACTGGCGTCGACGCCGCTGATCCTGCGCGAAGAGGGGTCGGGGACGCGGCAGGTGCTGGACGCGGCGCTCGGCGGGCTGGCCCGGCCGCTGATCGAGCTGTCCTCGACGACGGCGGTGAAGGCGGCGGTGGTGAGCGGGGCGGGGCCGGCGGTGCTCAGTGAGCTGGCGGTGGGGGAGGAGCTGGCGATGCGGCGGCTGGTGTCGGTGCCGGTGGAGGGCGTGGCCCTGGCGCGGGACCTGAGGGCGGTGTGGCCGACGGGGCATCGCCCCACGGGGCCGGCGCGGGACCTGCTGTCGCTGACGCGGGGGTAG
- a CDS encoding helix-turn-helix domain-containing protein — MGDHKEQPLRVGAAVRRRRRALELTLAVVAARCGLSVPFLSQIENDRARPSTSSLEKIADALRTTAVELLAAADPACSVDVVRADGTDPEPQPRTRSLVRGHHQMHASEFTGDHDAGREFQYRNDQLMYIADGAVEIEAEGRAYRLGRGDTLYLTGGVRHRWRAAESDSRVVVVAVAEHIEAVRDRPRR; from the coding sequence ATGGGCGACCACAAAGAGCAACCCCTTCGGGTGGGCGCGGCCGTGCGCCGGCGGCGCCGCGCGCTGGAGCTCACCCTTGCCGTCGTGGCCGCGCGCTGTGGCTTGTCCGTCCCGTTCCTGAGCCAGATCGAGAACGACAGGGCCCGGCCCAGCACCAGCTCCCTGGAGAAGATCGCCGACGCCCTGCGCACCACCGCCGTGGAGCTCCTCGCCGCGGCCGACCCGGCGTGCAGCGTGGACGTCGTCCGTGCCGACGGCACCGACCCCGAGCCTCAGCCCCGGACCCGCTCCCTGGTCCGCGGCCACCACCAGATGCATGCCTCCGAGTTCACCGGCGACCATGACGCGGGCCGTGAATTCCAGTACAGAAACGACCAGTTGATGTACATCGCCGACGGCGCGGTGGAGATCGAGGCGGAGGGCCGCGCCTACCGCCTGGGCCGCGGCGACACGCTGTACCTGACCGGTGGCGTACGGCACCGCTGGCGGGCGGCCGAGTCGGACAGCCGTGTGGTCGTCGTCGCCGTGGCGGAGCACATCGAGGCGGTCCGGGACCGGCCTCGCCGGTGA